One Lepus europaeus isolate LE1 chromosome 7, mLepTim1.pri, whole genome shotgun sequence DNA segment encodes these proteins:
- the CHRM1 gene encoding muscarinic acetylcholine receptor M1, which yields MNTSAPPAVSPNITVLAPGKGPWQVAFIGITTGLLSLATVTGNLLVLISFKVNTELKTVNNYFLLSLACADLIIGTFSMNLYTTYLLMGHWALGTLACDLWLALDYVASNASVMNLLLISFDRYFSVTRPLSYRAKRTPRRAALMIGLAWLVSFILWAPAILFWQYLVGERTVLAGQCYIQFLSQPIITFGTAMAAFYLPVTVMCTLYWRIYRETENRARELAALQGSETPGKGGGSSSSSERSQPGAEGSPETPAAGCCRCCRAPRLLQAYSWKEEEEEDEGSMESLTSSEGEEPGSEVVIKMPMVDPEAQAPAKQPPRSSPNTVKRPTRKGRDRAGKSQKPRGKEQLAKRKTFSLVKEKKAARTLSAILLAFILTWTPYNIMVLVSTFCKDCVPETLWELGYWLCYVNSTINPMCYALCNKAFRDTFRLLLLCRWDKRRWRKIPKRPGSVHRTPSRQC from the coding sequence ATGAACACCTCAGCCCCACCTGCTGTCAGCCCCAACATCACCGTCTTGGCACCAGGAAAGGGTCCCTGGCAGGTGGCCTTCATCGGGATCACCACGGGCCTCCTATCCCTGGCCACGGTGACGGGCAACCTGCTGGTACTCATTTCCTTCAAGGTCAACACAGAGCTCAAGACAGTCAATAACTACTTCCTGCTGAGCCTGGCCTGCGCTGACCTCATCATTGGCACCTTCTCCATGAACCTCTACACCACGTACCTGCTCATGGGCCACTGGGCCCTGGGCACGCTGGCCTGCGACCTCTGGCTGGCCCTGGACTACGTGGCCAGCAATGCCTCCGTGATGAATCTGCTGCTCATCAGTTTTGACCGCTACTTCTCCGTGACCCGGCCCCTGAGCTACCGTGCCAAGCGCACACCCCGCCGGGCGGCCCTGATGatcggcctggcctggctggtCTCCTTCATCCTCTGGGCCCCCGCCATCCTCTTCTGGCAATATCTGGTAGGGGAACGGACGGTGCTGGCTGGGCAGTGCTACATCCAGTTCCTCTCCCAGCCCATCATCACCTTCGGCACAGCCATGGCTGCCTTCTACCTCCCTGTCACTGTCATGTGCACGCTCTACTGGCGCATCTACCGGGAGACGGAGAACCGGGCACGGGAGCTGGCGGCCCTGCAGGGCTCCGAGACGCCGGGCAAAggtggcggcagcagcagcagttcGGAGAGGTCACAGCCCGGGGCCGAGGGCTCGCCAGAGACTCCTGCCGCCGGCTGCTGTCGCTGCTGCAGggcccccaggctgctgcaggcctacagctggaaggaggaggaggaagaggacgaAGGCTCCATGGAGTCCCTCACGTCCTCGGAAGGCGAGGAGCCTGGCTCTGAAGTGGTGATCAAGATGCCCATGGTGGACCCCGAGGCACAGGCCCCCGCCAAGCAGCCCCCGAGGAGCTCCCCAAACACAGTCAAGAGGCCGACCCGGAAGGGCCGCGATCGGGCTGGCAAGAGCCAGAAGCCCCGCGGGAAGGAGCAGCTGGCCAAGCGGAAGACCTTCTCGCTGGTCAAGGAGAAGAAGGCGGCTCGGACCCTGAGTGCCATCCTGCTGGCCTTCATCCTCACCTGGACGCCGTACAACATCATGGTGCTGGTGTCCACCTTCTGCAAGGACTGTGTCCCCGAGACCCTGTGGGAGCTGGGCTACTGGCTGTGCTATGTCAACAGCACCATCAACCCCATGTGCTACGCACTCTGCAACAAGGCCTTCAGGGACACCTTCCGCCTGCTGCTGCTCTGCCGCTGGGACAAGCGACGCTGGCGCAAGATCCCCAAGCGCCCTGGCTCCGTGCACCGCACCCCCTCCCGCCAGTGCTGA